In Nocardioides jishulii, the DNA window CCGGCCGGTCCACGTGGTCCCCCGTACGGTCTTCGACGCGCGCCTCGTGGAACGGGCGACGGCGGCCGGCGCCACCCTGTTGCGGCACCGGGTGCGCGCGGTGGCGTCGACGCCGGCCGCGACGGTGCTGGACGGGCTGCTCAGCGCCACGGTCGTCATCGGCGCCGATGGAGCGCACTCGGTGGTGCGTCAGGCGTTGGTGCGCGCGGGTGGCCGAGTCTCCCCGAAGGGCGCGCGACCCCGGGCGGTGGCACTTCGCGGCTACGCGCCGGTCTCCGGGCGATTGGCGGGACGACAGCTGATCCGGTTCGGCGACCGGGTCCAGCCCGCGTACGCGTGGTCGTTCGACCGCGGTGACGGGCTCGCGAACGTCGGCTACGGCGAGCTCGCCACCGACGGTGCGCCGCTCACCCGGCAGCTGATGCTCGGCGAGCTCGAACGACTGGTGCCGGGCGTGGTCGAGACCGGCACGGACTGGCGCGCGCACCACCTCCCCCTCTCGTCCTGGCGGTCGGGCCGTGAACAACCCGACGGTCCCGTGCTGCTCACCGGGGACGCGGCAGGTCTGGTCAATCCGATGACCGGTGAGGGCATCTACTACGCCGTGGCCACGGGTGCGCTCGCCGGCCGGGTGGCCGCGCAGGCACTGGCCCGCGAGGAGCCGGCCGAGGCCGGTTCGCAGCTCCGCTTCGCGGTCGGACGCCTGTTGGGGCGGCACCTGCGACACACCTGGGCTGCCGGCCGCCTCGCGCGGATGGCGCCCGTCATCGACGCCGGGATCCGTTCTGCGACCCACGACCCACGGGTCTTCGACCAGCTGGTCGAGCTCGGCCTGGGGGACGGGCGGATCACGCGCCGTCTTGCAGGCGGGTTGGCCCGCGAGCTGGGAGGCGCTCGAGGGCGTAGGTGAAGAGGTGGCCCTGCGCGTAGTGTGTGAAATCACCCTCGGGAGGTGTAGATGGAAGACGACCGCTTCCGTGCGCTGGTGCTCGAGGACGACGCCGACGCCGCTCGCTTCATGCGCATCACGCTGGAGAGGTACGGCGGCATGGAGGTGGACGTCGCCAGCACGTCGGCCGAGGCGCTGGAGGCGTTGCGGGCGAAGACGTACGACGTGTTGGTCAGCGACATCGCGCTCCCTGACCGTTCCGGGCTGGAGACGTTGCCGGAGGTGCACGCCCTCGATCCTGACCTGACCGTCATGATCGTCACGGCCTACCCGACCTACAGCCACGCAGTCCAGGCGTTGCGCGAGGCAGCTGACGAGTTCTTGGCGAAGCCGGTGGCAGCCGAAGAGGTGGTCGAGCGCGCCACGGAGCTCGCCCGGGTCACCCGCTCGCGCCGCGAGGCGCACCACCAACGGGTGCTGGCCGTGGGGGCCCATCCCGACGACGTCGAGATCGGCGTGGGTGCCACGCTCGCCGCCCATGCGGCGGCGGGTGACAAGATCACGATTCTCACCATGTCGCAGGGGGCGGTCGGCGGTGACACGGCCGCCCGGCACGCAGAGGCTACGGCGGCTGCCGCGGTGGTGGGCGCGGAGCTGGTGCACCTCGACTTCCCCGACACCCGGATGGACGTCGCTCCCGGCCTGATCACGGCGATCGAGGAGGTGGTGGCCCGGGTCGAGCCTGATCGGGTCTACATGCACGGGATCCACGACCGGCACCAGGACCACCGTGCCGTCCACTCGGCGGTCGAAGTCGCGGCCCGGGGAGTGCCCAGTGTGTGGTGCTTCCAGAGTCCGTCCTCGACGGTCAGCTTCATGCCCAACAGGTTCGTGGACGTCGACGGCTTCGTGGAGACCAAGCTGCGCATGCTGGCGGCGTACGCCTCCCAGTCCCACCGCGAGTACATGCAGCCCGACGTCGTGCGCGCCGCGGCTCGGTACTGGAGCCGCTTCAGCCCAGCCGAGGAGGTCGAGCCGTTGGAGACGCTGCGGGCCACCGAGCTGATGGTGGACACGTCCGCGGTGAGGCTGGGCCTCGCGGTGGAGGGTCAGGAGGCGCACGGCCGGGCCGGGGCGCTGGCGTGATGGCCGACCCCCTCGTGGGTTGGCCACAGAGTCGTTCCGACTCCCTCGTGCTGCACAGTCGCCTCGGACGCGCCTGGTACAAGGACACGGCAGAAGGGCTTCGACAGGTGCCGGCCACGGTCACGTTGTGCGTCAGTGCGCTCATCGTCCTGGCCGTGGTGGACGTCCGGAGACCGGCGCTGCTGTGGCTCTCCCTGGCTCTGGTGGCTCTGGTGCAGGTGGCCGCGAGCCTCACGCCCTGGGAGAGGTGTCCACGATGGGTGCGCTGTCTCCCACCGCTGTTCCAGATGATCGCGGTCGGGATGATGGATGTCGGTGCGGGACTGCAGATGTGGACGCTGGACATTCTGCTCCTCCTTCCCCTGCTGGGCCTGTCGTTGCAGACGGGCGCTGCAGCTCTGGCCAGCGGACTGGTGGTCTCCTGTGCGGTCATGGTGGCTCCGGTGTTGGCGGGCGTGGACCGCATCTATCCCACCGTGCACCTCGTCGTCACGATGGCAGTGCTCGGGGCGGTGGGCGTCCGCGCCCAGGCCACCGTGTCCCTCATCCGCTTCCAGTGGCGGAGACTGGCGCTGGCCCAGGACGAGGTGGCGCGCCGGGCCCGGCAGCTCGCGGCCTCCCGGGACACCCTGCGCAGCGTCATGCGGGCAGCCACGGAGCAGGCGATCATCGGGACCGACGAGCGAGGGGCAATCCTCTCGGTCAGCTCCGGGGCGCAGCGCATGTTCGCGCGCTCGGAGCAGGAGCTGCTGGCCATGCACGTCACCGACGTCATCCCCGTCGTCTCCGAGGGTGGCGACCGGGACCTTGACTCCCGTCGCGACCCCGGCCGGGGCGAAGCACCGGGTGAGGAGCAGCTCTCCAGGCTCGTCGGCAAGGCCAGCACCGGCGGTGCGCACATGGCCGAGCTGGAGGACCACGACGTCGACGGTGCCGTGCGCCACCTCGAGTACGTGGTGACGGCGCGACCACGGCTGGAGGGGGCTGACCCGGACCTGTCGCCCGGCTACCTGTTCGTCGTGACCGACGTGAGCAGTCGCTGGGAGGACGAGCGCCGACAGGACGAGTTCATCAGCCTCGTGAGCCACGAACTGCGGACACCGCTGGTCTCCATCCTCGGCTACGTCGAGCTGCTGCGCCTCAGCGGAGCCAACCTCGACGAGGAGCAGCAGGAATACATTGACGTGCTCGAGCGCAACACCCAGCGCCTGCGAGGACTCGTGGACGACCTGCTCGCCAGCGCACAGCTCGTCTTCGGTGCACCGCTGTCGGGCTCCAACGCCGACGTCGTGAAGGCGGTGGAGGCCGCCGTGAAGGCACAGCTTCCCGCGGCGCGCGCGGCCGACGTGGAGATCGAGGTCGGCGGCGACCCGGTGGTGCAGCTCGTCACGGACCCGACCAGGGTCGAGCAGGTGGTCGACAACCTGGTGAGCAACGCCGTGAAGTACAGCGTGGACGGCGGCCGGGTCACGGTCTCCGTGCACTCGGCTACCACGGAGGAAGGTCACGGGGCGGCCCGGATCACCGTGACGGACCACGGGACCGGCATCTCGCAGGAAGAGCTCACGAAGATCACGGAGCGCTTCTACCGGACGCACGACTCCCGGCGGCGACGGGTGCGAGGCATCGGGCTCGGGCTGTCGCTGGTGCAGGCGGTGGTCGCGGAGCACGGCGGCACCCTTGACATCCGCAGCGAGGTCGGGGTCGGTACGCAGGTGGAGGTGGTGCTCCCTGACCTTCCGCTCACTGCTTCGGCCCCCACAGACGTTCCAGGACCTCCCAGTGCTCCTGAGTCATCAGGGAGAGCGGGGTGACGTTCACGTAGCTCACTCCGTTGGTCTGGGCCTCGCGGACGGCACGCTCAAACCGATCTGGTGCGATCGGTGTGCTCTGCTCGGTCTCCGGTCGATCTGCCCAGAGGCCGACGGAGAGGGCGAAGCGCTCCATGTCCAGCCCAGCGTCGGCCAGTCCTGCAGTCAGGCGTTCCAGCTCTTCGGGCCTTCGGTCGCGGTAGAGGTACGCCCACAGGAGGAGTCGGTCGACGCTGCCGAGCAGCGTCCGGTAGCCGTGTCCGCTGCCCGGTCGTCCCATGGCCGGATCCTCCCAGTTGACGCGGACCTCCATCGTGAGGTCGATCGTCCGACCGTCCTCGACCTCGTCCAGGGCACGCCGCATGCGGTCGAGCAGGTCGGCCACCACCCGTGAACGCCACGAGGTCACCACCTCGGCGTCCCCGTCGGGTCGTCCGTCGGCCGCGAGGGGCCAGCCGGACTCTCCGGTCATGCGTCGGAACAGCTCCAGGTCGTCCTCGCCGAACGAGGCGTTGAGGAACAGCTCCGTGACCGAGATGCTGGCGGGCTGGTAGCGCTCTCCGAGCGTGGCGACGAACTCGACCAGCCGCCGCCCCACGGCGCCGTCGGTCAGCTGGCTGGCGGAGGCCTGGTAGCGGGACCGGGTCCCGTCGGCGAGGACCCCGGCGATCGAGGGGTCCCCCTTGATCCATTCTGGAACATAGGCGTCCGCGATCAGCCCGAAGTGACGGACCGACCCGTCCGAGGTCTTCTGGAGGACCCGCGCCGCCCGGGCGATGTGGTCCCTGCCGGGCTCGGCGGCGTCCTCGGGGTGGGCAGGCCAGTCGAAGGCGGTGAACTCCACCCGCCCGGCGGAGAGCTCGACGCCGTTGGCGCCCGCCGCGTCGAGGCGCTCGTCGACCTCGGCCCAGTCGGTCTCCGGGTCGACGACCGTGCCGAAGTCCACGCTGACGGTGTGGAGCACCGCAGGCTGGTCGTCAGGACGCATGGTGGGAGGCACGTCCTTCCATGGCTGGACGCTCAGGAACGCCGTCGCCACGCTGGCGACGAGGAAGAGGGGGATGATCAGGAGCCACGGTCGTCGTCCTCGAGGAGGCCCTTGACCGAGACTGTTCCACTGCGTTCCAGCTTGTTCCATCGGTTCTCCGCATTCCCGAGTTCGAGCCTCACCGCTTCGATCATCACGAACGTCATGGCCGTCGAGTAGATCGGCCAGAGGACGACGGTCCACAGGTAGCGCAGATCCCCCGGCGTGCGGTCCAACGCCACTGCCAGCAGGAGGAGCAGGACGGACGTGATGAGGCCCAGCCCCAGCAGCCATCCCAGCCACGTGTCAGGGAGGACACCGGGGCCACGTACGGCCACCAGCGCCGCGAGCGTGAGGAAGGCAGCCGCCTGGAGGAAGGGAGCGACCACCTGGGTGACGGTGTTGAAGGCGAGGTACAACCCGAAGGTGCCGTAGCGCGGACGCCCCACCATGTCCCAGTGGAGTCCTGTGGCCTGCAACAGTCCGCGGGCCCACCGCACGCGCTGACGCCACAGGCCGGACACGGTCGAGGGTGACTCGGCGTAGACCAGGGCAGTGGGGGCGAAGGCCACCTGGAAGCCGGCGCGGTGCACGCGCCAGGTGAGCTCGAGGTCCTCACCGAGAGTGTCGGTACGCAGCGGGCCGGTCTCCTCCAGCACCTCACGGCGGAAGGCGCCGAGGTTGCCGGAGACGACGGGCAGGCAGCCGAGGGCGTCCAGGGCCCGGCGCATGAGGCCCGTCCCCACGTGGCTGATCAGGGCGAGCAGCCGGGTCAGGGTCCGGTCCAGGTTGACGGGCCGGTCGTTGCCGCACACCGCGCCGATGCTGGAGTCGCGGAACCCCTGCAGCAGACGAGTCAACGTGTCGTGGCGGAAGAGGCCGTCGGCGTCGACCAGGACCAGAACCTCGCCGCGCGCCTGGGCGATGCCGGTGTTGAGGGCGGCTCCCTTGCCCGCGTTCTCCTGGCGGTACGCGCGCACCCGTGGGTCCGCATCGGCGACCCGTCGCATCCGCTCGAAGGTGTCGTCCGCCGAACCGTCGTCGACACAGACCACCTCGAAGTGGGGGTGGTCGCTGCGCAGGATCGAGGCGAGGCAGTTGTCGATCACCGGGCCCTCCTGGTAGGCGGGCACGACCACGCTCAGGAAGGGTGGCTCGGGGAAGAGGGGCCCGCATCCGGCAGGGCCGTCGTCCTCGTGTCGTCGCTGCGCCTCGAAGGAGAGGGCGAAGGGGATGAACGCGAAGCGCATCGCGCCGCTGACCACCAGCGGGAACACGAGCAGGAGGAGCAGCACCCCCAGGACGGACGCCATGGTCAGCGGGGCCAGTCGGCCAGCACGTGGTCGAGAAGCTCAGGCGCGTGAGCCGAGACGGCCCCGAACCTGCTGTTCACCTCCAGGACGACCGGTGTGCCGTCAGACAGCCGGCGTACGTCCATGTCGACCGGACCCACCAGGTCGAGGGACTGCACGACACTCTCGGCCAGGGCCGCGACGTCGGGCGCGTCCCGATCGCCCAGGCGCCTGACGGTGGTGGCGTTGCCGACCCGCCCCTCCTTGCGGCCGGTCTTCTCCAGGACCACGACGGTGGTCCGGCCCGAACCGGGGGAGCGGTAGAGCTGCGGGCTGTACTCCGTCCTCGGCGCGAACGCCTGCACGATCCAGGAACCGTCGAGTCGCTCCCACACCTCGTCGTGCGGGTCCTCCACGACATGGACGCCGCGGCCGCCGCGTGCCACGCGAGGCTTGACCACCACCGGTCCGCCGGCCCACGACAGCGCTTCAGGTGCCGAGGTGAACTCGTCAGCACCGGCGTGCTTCGGCACTGGAATGCCCTCGCGCGCCAGGGCCCACATGGTCAGCAGCTTGTCGGCGGCGATCGCCGCCGGCCCCGGTGCGGACAGCACCACCTGGTTGCCCAGTCCTGCGCTGGCGGTCAGGACCGCCATGCGCGGCAGCTCGTCGGCGACCGTGGGCACCACCAGGTCGGGCGCGTGCCGCGCGATGAGTGCGAGCATGGCCCGGTCGTACGCCGGGTCTGCCGCGGCAGGCACGGCCTCGACGCTCTCGTAGCCCGTCACCTCGCGGGGTGTCATGTCGACCCCGAGCACTCGCAGGCGTCGTGAATCCGCGACCTGCGTCAGCTGCGCACCCAAGGTCCGCCCAGCGGGACCGCCCGCGCCGGTGACCACGATCGTCGAACGCTGCGCGGCGTCACCCATCTTCGGAGTGTAGACCGTGGGTCACCGCCGGGGGAGCCTCCGCGACGGCCCTGCCAAGAGCGCGTCAAACGGCGTCAAGACGGCGTCAAGACGGCCCGGGTCGCCGCGAAGAGGCGTTGGCTGGGGCCATGTCCTTCATGAGTGGCCTTCTGATTGCCGCCGTCGTCGCCGTAGCGGTCTACCTGCTGGCGGCCCTGATCCTTCCGGAGCGTTTCTAGTGTCCGACACCACCGCCGGCCTGCTGACAGTGGCAGTGCTGGTTCTGTTCCTCGCCTTCGTCCACCGACCCCTCGGTGACCACATGGCGCGGGTCTACGACTCCCGACACCATCGACGCGTCGAGCGTCTCGTCTACCGCCTCGCCGGCGTCGATCCGGACGCGGAGCAGAGTGCGCGGGCCTACGTCCTGAGCGTCGTGGGCTTCAGCCTCGTCGGGGTCGTCCTGATGGCCGCCATCCTGATGGGACAGGCAGCCCTGCCCTTCGACCGTGGCATGGCGGGCATGGGCCCAGCGATGGCCGTCAACACCGCGATCTCCTTCGTGACGAACACGAACTGGCAGTCCTACGCCGGTGAGTCCACGCTCGGATTCACCAGTCAGATGGCCGCCCTGGCGGTGCAGAACTTCCTCTCCGCGGCCGTCGGCATGGCGGTGGCCGTGGCGCTCGTGCGTGGGTTCGTCCGCACCCGCACCGGGACCCTCGGCAACTTCTGGGTCGACCTCGTGCGCGGCACCTGGCGCATCCTGCTGCCGATCGCTTTCGTCGGTGCCGTCGTGCTGATGGTCGCAGGGGTGGTGCAGACCTTCTCCGACTCCACGATGACCACGCTGGAGGGGACGCAGCAGGTGCTCACTGGTGGACCCGTGGCCAGTCAGGAGTCCATCAAGCTGCTGGGGACCAACGGCGGAGGGTTCTTCAACGCCAACTCGGCCCACCCGTTCGAGAACCCGAGCCAGTTCGCCAACCTCTTCGAGATCTTCCTCATCCTGCTCATCCCGGTGAGCTTCACCCGGACCTTCGGCACCATGGTGGGCCAGCGCAGCCAGGGGTGGGCGCTCCTCGCGGCGATGGTCGTGCTCTTCGCATTCGCACTCGCTGGCACGGTCGCCTCCGAGGTCGGGGCCCGCTCATCGACTGCCGCTGCGGCAGGAGCGGCCATGGAGGGCAAGGAGACCCGGTTCGGGGAGTGGGGTTCGGCCCTCTTCGCGGTGGCCACCACCGGCACCTCGACCGGTGCCGTCAACGCTGCTCACGACTCGTTCACGCCGGCGGGCGGCGGCACCGTGCTGCTCACCATGATGTTCGGGGAGGTGACGCCCGGGGGTGTCGGGTCCGGCATCTACGGGATCGTGGTGATGGCGATCCTGGCCGTCTTCGTCTGCGGCCTCATGGTGGGGCGTACACCTGAGCTGCTCGGCAAGAAGATCGGCGCGCGTCAGATGACCTACGTCGCGCTCTACACGCTCACGACCCCGGCGCTGGTCCTGGTCGGGACGGCGACGGCGATCGGCCGGGACTCCACGCTCGACGCCCTGGGCAACTCCGAGGCACACGGCTTCAGCGAGGTGCTGTACGCCTACACCTCCGCCGCCAACAACAACGGCAGCGCTTTCGGTGGCCTCACCGTGACCAGCGACTTCTTCCAGCTGACGCTGGCCCTGGCCATGCTCCTGGGCCGGCTGGTCCCCATCGTCCTGGTGCTGCTGCTCGCCGGTTCGCTGGCCGAGCAGGGCCGCGTACCGGTCACCGCAGGCACGCTCCCCACCCACCGACCCCTCTTCGTGGGGATGCTGGTCGGCGTCATCCTCGTGATGACCGCCCTGACCTACTTCCCCGCGCTCTCTCTCGGCCCGATCGCGGAGGCACTCGCATGAGCACCACAGTCACCAGGGCCACCGCCGACGACACGGTTGTCGGCTCACACTCGGTCCACACCCGGGGACCCGCCGCCGGGACCTCGCTGCGGCTGCTCGCAGCCCAAGGGATCGCCCAGCTTCCGGAGGCGTTCCGCAAGCTCGACCCACGCCACCTGTGGCACTCCCCGGTGATGTTCGTGGTCTGGTTGGGTGCGGTGGCCACCTCGGTCTCGGCGCTCGTCTCGCCCAGCTTCTTCGCCGTGTCTTTGGCCTTCTGGCTGTGGCTCACGGTGCTCTTCGGCAACCTCGCCGAGGCGGTGGCGGAGGGACGGGGCAAGGCACAGGCCGCCTCGTTGCGCGAGACGCGTACGCACACCCTCGCGCGACGCCTGGACCCTTCCGGCATCGAGTCCCTCGTGGCAGGGGCCGATCTCGCGGTGGGCGACCTCGTGGTCGTGGAGGCCGGCGAGACCATCCCCGGGGACGGCGACGTCGTCGAGGGAGTTGCCTCGGTGGACGAGTCGGCGATCACCGGCGAGTCAGCGCCTGTCATCCGCGAGGCCGGAGGGGATCGCAGTGCCGTGACCGGCGGTACGACCGTGCTCTCCGACCGCATCGTCGTGCGCGTCACCACCGCGGTGGGGGAGTCGTTCCTGGACCGGATGATCGCGCTGGTCGAAGGGACGACGCGGCGACGCACGCCCAACGAGATCGCGCTCTCGATCCTGCTCGCCAGCCTGACGCTCGTCTTCCTCTGCGCGGTGGCGACCTTGGTGCCGATGGCCAGCTACGCCGGCGCGCCCCAGGAGTTCGTCGTGCTGGTGGCGCTGCTGGTGTGCCTGGTCCCGACCACGATCGGTGCGCTGCTGTCGGCGATCGGGATCGCGGGGATGGACCGCCTGCTGCGGGTCAACGTCCTGGCGATGTCCGGTCGGGCCGTCGAGGCAGCGGGAGACGTCAGCACGCTCTTGTTGGACAAGACCGGGACGATCACCCACGGCAACCGTCGGGCCGTCCGACTCCTTCCGGCTCCCGGGGTGTCGGGCGAAGCGATGCGCGACGCTGCTCACCTCGCCAGCCTCGCCGACCAGACTCCTGAAGGACGCTCGATCGTCGAGCTCTGCGGGCAGCTCGGCAGCGACGAGACCGCAGTGCCCGACGGCACGGTCCTGGTGGAGTTCAGCGCCCACACCCGCATGTCGGGCGTCGACCTGCCCGACGGTCGCCAGGTCCGCAAGGGGGCGGGTTCGGCGGTGGCAGCCTGGGTGGAGGCGCCCGCGGACCCTGAGGTGACCGACGCCGTGGAGGAGGTGTCGCGCCACGGTGGGACCCCGCTCGTGATCGCCGAGCGCACCGCGTCCGGAGGACGCCGGGTGCTGGGCGTGGTCCACCTCAAGGACGTCGTCAAGGAGGGGTTGCAGGAGCGGTTCGCCGCGCTGCGGTCCATGGGCATCCGCACCGTGATGGTGACCGGCGACAACGCGCTGACGGCCGCGGCGATCGCCGAGGAGGCGGGCGTCGACGACTTCCTGGCCGAGGCCACGCCGGAGGACAAGCTGGCCTTCATCCGCAAGGAGCAGGAGGGCGGGCGTCTGGTCGCCATGACCGGTGACGGCACCAACGACGCCCCGGCGCTGGCAGCCGCCGACGTCGGGGTGGCCATGAACACGGGCACCTCGGCCGCCAAGGAAGCGGGCAACATGGTCGACCTCGACTCCGATCCCACGAAGCTGATCGACATCGTCGAGATCGGCAAGCAGCTCCTGGTGACCCGGGGCGCCCTCACCACCTTTTCGCTCGCCAACGACGTGGCGAAGTACTTCGCCATCATCCCCGCCATGTTCACCGTGGCCTACCCGTCCCTCGAGCGCCTGAACGTGATGGGTCTGTCGTCGCCGCAGTCAGCGATCACCTCGGCGGTGATCTTCAACGCCCTCGTCATCGTGGGGCTGATCCCGCTCTCGCTGCGAGGGGTCCGCTTCCGCGCCGCCAGCGCCTCGGCGGTGCTGCGCCGCAACGTCCTCGTCTTCGGGCTGGGCGGACTCGTCGTCCCCTTCGTCGGCATCAAACTCATCGACCTGGTCGTCTCTACTCTCCCCGGAATGGGCTGATCCCGTGCTGCACCTTCTGCATGACCTCACCCGCCAGTCGCTGGCCTCCCTGCGCGTCCTGCTCGTCCTCACGGTCGTGCTCGGCATCGCCTACCCCGTCGCCGTGTGGCTGGTCGGACTCCCGATGGGGGAACGGGCGCACGGCCAACCGATCCGCGTCGACGGACAGGTCGTCGGTTCCCGGCTCCTGGGTCAGCAGTTCACCGGTGAGCAGTGGTTCCACCCACGGCCCTCCGCCAACGACCACGACACCCTGGCCTCGGCGCCGAGCAACCTCGGCCCACTCAGCGACGAGCTCCTCGCCCTGGTGGCGGAGCGGCGCGCGGCCGTCTCGGCCTCCGAGGGGGTCGACCCGGACGACGTGCCTCCCGACGCCCTCACAGCGTCCGGCTCGGGGCTGGACCCTCACATCTCCCCGGAGTACGCCGCTCTCCAAGCGGATCGGGTGGCCGCGGCCAACGGCCTGGACGCCGCCGAGGTGGAGGAGTTGGTCGCCGAGCACACGACCGGTCGCTTCCTGGGTTTCGTCGGCGAGCCGGTCGTCAACGTGCTGGAGCTCAACGTGGCCGTGCGTCAGGCGGCACACTGACCCCATGAAGGCCAAGGAACGGGGCCGGCTGCGCGTCTACCTCGGTGCCGCACCCGGCGTCGGCAAGACGTTCGCCATGCTGGACGAGGGCAACCGCCGTGGTGCGCGTGGCACCGACGTCGTGGTGGGCTACGTGGAAACTCACCAGCGGCCCCACACAGCGGCCGCCATCGGCGACCTCGAGGTGGTCCCGCGCCGCACCGTGGACCACCGCGGGACGGTGCAGGAGGAGTTCGACCTCGACGCGGTGCTGGCTCGTCGCCCCGCGGTGGTGCTGGTGGACGAGTTGGCGCACACCAACGTCGTCGGCAGTCGGCACGCGAAGCGGTGGCAGGACGTGGAGGCTCTGCGCGACGCCGGCATCGAGGTGGTCACGACCGTCAACATCCAGCACCTCGAGTCGCTCAACGACGTCACCGAAGCCATCACCGGTGTCCGCCAGCGCGAGACCGTGCCCGACGACGTGGTCCGTTCAGCCGACCAGATCGAGCTGGTGGACATGAGTCCGCAGTCGCTGCGCCGCCGGATGGCCCACGGCAACGTCTACGCGCCGGCCAAGGTGGACGCGGCGTTGGCCCACTACTTCCGCGAGGGCAACCTCACCGCGCTGCGCGAGCTGGCCCTGCTGTGGCTCGCTGATCGGGTCGACGAGGGGCTGGAGCGCTATCGCGAGCAGCACGAGATCACCGGCACCTGGGCGACGCGCGAGCGCATCGTGGTGGCGGTGTCGGGCGGTCCCGAGTCGGTAACGCTGATGCGCCGTGCGTCCCGGATCGCCTCGCGTCGATCGGGGGGAGAGTGGCAGGCCCTCTTCGTCTCTCGCCACGACGGTCTGAGGGGTGTCTCTCCCGAGGAGCTGGCCCTGATGCGGGAGAAGGCAGAGGAGCTCGGCGGCACCTTCCACACCGTCGTCGGCGACGACGCGGCGGAGGCGATCCTCGCCTTCGCGCGGGCCGAGAACGCCAATCAGGTCATCATCGGAGCAAGCCGACGCAGCAGGACCTCCTCGTTGCTGCGCCCGGGAATCGGTGAGCGCGTGGTCTCCGCCGCGGGCGAGATCGACGTGCACATCGTCACCCACGCCTTGGCGGCCCAGCCGAAGCGAGCCGGCGACGCAGATCCCGTGCTCGGCGCGGGGCGACGCCTCGGCGGGTTCGTCCTGGCCCTGGTCGCCCCCGCGCTCGTGACCGGTGGTCTCCACCTGACGGGCGGGCAGGCCGGCCTCGAGGTGGAGTCGATGGCCCTGATG includes these proteins:
- a CDS encoding potassium-transporting ATPase subunit F, translated to MSFMSGLLIAAVVAVAVYLLAALILPERF
- a CDS encoding sensor histidine kinase; amino-acid sequence: MADPLVGWPQSRSDSLVLHSRLGRAWYKDTAEGLRQVPATVTLCVSALIVLAVVDVRRPALLWLSLALVALVQVAASLTPWERCPRWVRCLPPLFQMIAVGMMDVGAGLQMWTLDILLLLPLLGLSLQTGAAALASGLVVSCAVMVAPVLAGVDRIYPTVHLVVTMAVLGAVGVRAQATVSLIRFQWRRLALAQDEVARRARQLAASRDTLRSVMRAATEQAIIGTDERGAILSVSSGAQRMFARSEQELLAMHVTDVIPVVSEGGDRDLDSRRDPGRGEAPGEEQLSRLVGKASTGGAHMAELEDHDVDGAVRHLEYVVTARPRLEGADPDLSPGYLFVVTDVSSRWEDERRQDEFISLVSHELRTPLVSILGYVELLRLSGANLDEEQQEYIDVLERNTQRLRGLVDDLLASAQLVFGAPLSGSNADVVKAVEAAVKAQLPAARAADVEIEVGGDPVVQLVTDPTRVEQVVDNLVSNAVKYSVDGGRVTVSVHSATTEEGHGAARITVTDHGTGISQEELTKITERFYRTHDSRRRRVRGIGLGLSLVQAVVAEHGGTLDIRSEVGVGTQVEVVLPDLPLTASAPTDVPGPPSAPESSGRAG
- a CDS encoding NAD(P)/FAD-dependent oxidoreductase, giving the protein MSGVQGRADWDLVVVGAGPAGATAALAALQHSPHLRVALLDREAFPRDKCCGDGIAPHVLDVLAPLGAADVVTGWHPVERLDLAHGQEVVQGRMRRPVHVVPRTVFDARLVERATAAGATLLRHRVRAVASTPAATVLDGLLSATVVIGADGAHSVVRQALVRAGGRVSPKGARPRAVALRGYAPVSGRLAGRQLIRFGDRVQPAYAWSFDRGDGLANVGYGELATDGAPLTRQLMLGELERLVPGVVETGTDWRAHHLPLSSWRSGREQPDGPVLLTGDAAGLVNPMTGEGIYYAVATGALAGRVAAQALAREEPAEAGSQLRFAVGRLLGRHLRHTWAAGRLARMAPVIDAGIRSATHDPRVFDQLVELGLGDGRITRRLAGGLARELGGARGRR
- a CDS encoding PIG-L family deacetylase, which gives rise to MEDDRFRALVLEDDADAARFMRITLERYGGMEVDVASTSAEALEALRAKTYDVLVSDIALPDRSGLETLPEVHALDPDLTVMIVTAYPTYSHAVQALREAADEFLAKPVAAEEVVERATELARVTRSRREAHHQRVLAVGAHPDDVEIGVGATLAAHAAAGDKITILTMSQGAVGGDTAARHAEATAAAAVVGAELVHLDFPDTRMDVAPGLITAIEEVVARVEPDRVYMHGIHDRHQDHRAVHSAVEVAARGVPSVWCFQSPSSTVSFMPNRFVDVDGFVETKLRMLAAYASQSHREYMQPDVVRAAARYWSRFSPAEEVEPLETLRATELMVDTSAVRLGLAVEGQEAHGRAGALA
- a CDS encoding glycosyltransferase, whose protein sequence is MASVLGVLLLLLVFPLVVSGAMRFAFIPFALSFEAQRRHEDDGPAGCGPLFPEPPFLSVVVPAYQEGPVIDNCLASILRSDHPHFEVVCVDDGSADDTFERMRRVADADPRVRAYRQENAGKGAALNTGIAQARGEVLVLVDADGLFRHDTLTRLLQGFRDSSIGAVCGNDRPVNLDRTLTRLLALISHVGTGLMRRALDALGCLPVVSGNLGAFRREVLEETGPLRTDTLGEDLELTWRVHRAGFQVAFAPTALVYAESPSTVSGLWRQRVRWARGLLQATGLHWDMVGRPRYGTFGLYLAFNTVTQVVAPFLQAAAFLTLAALVAVRGPGVLPDTWLGWLLGLGLITSVLLLLLAVALDRTPGDLRYLWTVVLWPIYSTAMTFVMIEAVRLELGNAENRWNKLERSGTVSVKGLLEDDDRGS
- the kdpA gene encoding potassium-transporting ATPase subunit KdpA; this encodes MSDTTAGLLTVAVLVLFLAFVHRPLGDHMARVYDSRHHRRVERLVYRLAGVDPDAEQSARAYVLSVVGFSLVGVVLMAAILMGQAALPFDRGMAGMGPAMAVNTAISFVTNTNWQSYAGESTLGFTSQMAALAVQNFLSAAVGMAVAVALVRGFVRTRTGTLGNFWVDLVRGTWRILLPIAFVGAVVLMVAGVVQTFSDSTMTTLEGTQQVLTGGPVASQESIKLLGTNGGGFFNANSAHPFENPSQFANLFEIFLILLIPVSFTRTFGTMVGQRSQGWALLAAMVVLFAFALAGTVASEVGARSSTAAAAGAAMEGKETRFGEWGSALFAVATTGTSTGAVNAAHDSFTPAGGGTVLLTMMFGEVTPGGVGSGIYGIVVMAILAVFVCGLMVGRTPELLGKKIGARQMTYVALYTLTTPALVLVGTATAIGRDSTLDALGNSEAHGFSEVLYAYTSAANNNGSAFGGLTVTSDFFQLTLALAMLLGRLVPIVLVLLLAGSLAEQGRVPVTAGTLPTHRPLFVGMLVGVILVMTALTYFPALSLGPIAEALA
- a CDS encoding ATP-grasp domain-containing protein, translated to MGDAAQRSTIVVTGAGGPAGRTLGAQLTQVADSRRLRVLGVDMTPREVTGYESVEAVPAAADPAYDRAMLALIARHAPDLVVPTVADELPRMAVLTASAGLGNQVVLSAPGPAAIAADKLLTMWALAREGIPVPKHAGADEFTSAPEALSWAGGPVVVKPRVARGGRGVHVVEDPHDEVWERLDGSWIVQAFAPRTEYSPQLYRSPGSGRTTVVVLEKTGRKEGRVGNATTVRRLGDRDAPDVAALAESVVQSLDLVGPVDMDVRRLSDGTPVVLEVNSRFGAVSAHAPELLDHVLADWPR